The Candidatus Binatia bacterium sequence GCCGCCGTTGTCGGTGAACTTTATGGCATTGTTGATCAGGTTCTCCAGAATGTGCCTGAGTTTTCTCACGTCGGTCCTAACGACCGGAAGCTCCGCGGGATAGTCCCAGGCAAGGGTGATTTTTTTCTCCTGGATCACGGCGTAGGTGGATTTAAGATCGTCAAGAATATCCCTCACGCTGACATCGTTCCTCTCCACCTTGACAGCCTCGGCGTGAAGCGAGGCCGCGTACAAGATGCTGTTGATCATGTAGAGCTGATCGTGTCCCTGGCGCAAGACCTTGTTCAAGGCCTCCTCCTGCCGTGGATTGATCTCTCCCAACACCCGCTGCTTGATCATCCCGGCGTAACCCATGGCTACGGCCAACGGCGTCCTTAGCTCGTGCGACATGACGCTCAGAAATTCACCCTTCAGTTTGTTGGCGGCATCCGACGCGACCGCGCGGTTCTTGGTTTCCTCATATAGTCGGGAATTATTGATCGCGATCGCCGCCTGGCCTCCCAGGGTCATGAGAAAACCAATCTCTTCTTCCGTGAACCGATGCTTCTCCTTGGTATAAATCGAGAGGACGCCGAGCAATATTTCTTTAGCGATCAGAGGGACTCCCAGATAAGAGACCAGGTTTTGCCCGCGGAAAAACTCCGCGTCTTCAGTCCGGGGATACGTGTCGATCTCTTCTACGGCCAGAGGGACTCTCGTCGTGGCGACCACGTTCGTCAGACCGCGGCTATATTGCCCTTGCTCTGTTTTCCATGCGGGTTCGTCGAGATTCCGGCAGGCCAGGGGTTCTAATACGCCGGTCGTATTATTCACCAGTCCGATGGTCGCGACCGTCGGATAGGCGAAAAAGCAATCGACTTTCTCGAGCAGGACATCCGAAACATTGCGCAGATCTAAAATGGAATTGATAGCGAGATTGATCTCGTGGAGCGCCCGGATTCGCTCCAGATGCTGCTGGATTTCTTCTTTCGATCTCAGGAGCTCAACCTCCCGCGCATGGAGCGCGACGCCCATGGCGTCAAAACTCTGCGACAGTTGAGCCAGCTCCCTGGTCGTATACGTCAATCGTGTGCGCCCATACAGATCTCCATAGGCAAACCGTTTCGTAGCGTCGACCAGCGCCTTCACCTGGCGCAGGATAAACAGGTCGCTGCCGAACCACGCGGCGATCAGCGCCAATACCGCCGCTAAACCCAGAACCAGAAGATTACGGCGGAGAATTCGCCCTGCATCGACATAGAATGGGAAACCGCCGCCGATTTGCGGGTCTGCGGAATAAACCACAACCGGCCCCTGTTGAGCGACGACGATTGCTTCGGCCGCCCCGGATTGCCGTTGTTCCCAGGCGGTATAAGCGATCAAGCCAAACGCCGGGATCACGGCGAGCAGCACAAGCAGCAATAATCGAGCGCGAAGGCTCGAAAAAGTAAATCCGGTCATGGCGACTCGATGATACAGCAAGCGACATGCCGGAATTCCCGGGTATTGTAAGTCGTTGTTATCAATAACCGTTTCTTGGAAGAAAGCCCGGATTGCCCGCGCGAACCGACAATAATGGAAAGAACCGGACTAATGTGTACAGAAGCGAAAGCCCGTAGCGGGGCAGCGTCACCGGGGGCCGTCAGGATGCGAGCAAAGCCGACGGAATCATGACGCGCCACGCAGCCTCGACGGCGGCAATAAAAAAGCCCCCGCCCGAGGCAGGGGCTTGGAATCTGGAGCGGGTGAGGAGGGTCGAACTCCCGACCTTATGCTTGGCAAGCATACGCTCTAGCCAACTGAGCTACACCCGCATCGACTAACTTTTTATCCCAGCGTCGGCACTTTGTCAATTTCAGGCTCAGCCGGCCGCTTTCTTCTCATGCAAGGTGCGGAAAAATCGCACGTGGTAATTGACTCCGGACCACAGGGCGACGACCGTCGAGATCGCGAGAAAGTACATTCCGGCGACATAGAAATCGATCCCCGCGTACCGATAGTGCACCAACAGAGCGCAGACCGCGAAGCTCTGCAGGATGAATTTATATTTTCCCAGCTCTTCCGCCTCCATCACGAGTCCCTCGGTAAGCGCGATGCAGCGAAGAATCGTCACGGCCGTCTCGCGGGCGACGACCAGGACGACCAACCAAGCCGGCACGTCGGGTTCGTCTACTCGCTCCATCGCGGCGAGCATGATGAGGGTTGAAATGATCATGAGCTTGTCCGCCACGGGATCGAGAATCCTTCCCAGGTCGGAAACCGAGCCGCGCCGGCGGGCAAGGTAGCCGTCGAAAAAATCGCTCACCGAACCGAGAACGAAAAGGAATGCGGCCAAAAGCGAGGTGCGAGGGTCGCTAAAGGTGAGGAGATAAACGAGCAGCGGGATGATGGCGATGCGAAAGAGACTGAGAAGGTTGGGCAGCGTCCACACGGGGAAAGTGGTCCGCTACTGTTGCTGGAGGCGGCTCCCCTCGTTCACCGCCATCTGCCCGTTCTGGCTGTAGCGCTGAACATAGTTGAGGACGCGCCGGACATATTCCTTGGTCTCGGAATACGGCGGAATGCCCCGGTGTTTCTCGACGGCTTTAATCCCGGCGTTGTAAGCCGCCAGCGTCAAGGGAAGGTCCCCGCGATAAAGATCGAGAAGGAGCCGGAGGTGACGCACCCCGCCGTCGATATTTTCTTCCGGGTCATAGGCATTGCCGACGTTGTGGAGTCGGGCGGTTTCCGGCATGAGCTGCATCAATCCCTGCGCGCCCTTGTGGGAGCGGGCGGCTTCATTGAAATCGGATTCCACCTTAACCACGGCGCGCACGAGGGCCGGGTCCACGCCGTAGCGGTTGGACGACGTGAAAATAAAATCGTCGTAGCGCGCCGGGTCGACCCATGATCCTGACATGGGTGAGCGTTCGCTGTAGCCGCCCAAAAACCGGCAACTCGGCTGGGTGGGGCTGTT is a genomic window containing:
- a CDS encoding ATP-binding protein, producing MTGFTFSSLRARLLLLVLLAVIPAFGLIAYTAWEQRQSGAAEAIVVAQQGPVVVYSADPQIGGGFPFYVDAGRILRRNLLVLGLAAVLALIAAWFGSDLFILRQVKALVDATKRFAYGDLYGRTRLTYTTRELAQLSQSFDAMGVALHAREVELLRSKEEIQQHLERIRALHEINLAINSILDLRNVSDVLLEKVDCFFAYPTVATIGLVNNTTGVLEPLACRNLDEPAWKTEQGQYSRGLTNVVATTRVPLAVEEIDTYPRTEDAEFFRGQNLVSYLGVPLIAKEILLGVLSIYTKEKHRFTEEEIGFLMTLGGQAAIAINNSRLYEETKNRAVASDAANKLKGEFLSVMSHELRTPLAVAMGYAGMIKQRVLGEINPRQEEALNKVLRQGHDQLYMINSILYAASLHAEAVKVERNDVSVRDILDDLKSTYAVIQEKKITLAWDYPAELPVVRTDVRKLRHILENLINNAIKFTDNGGVTVSARCVPDAKAVQFKVADTGMGIAKDSLRVVFEMFQQGDGVERRLHGGVGLGLYIVKKFTELLGGKVEVESEHGKGSTFTITIPYQEAEQTGHASQSPPSVTRAA
- the pgsA gene encoding CDP-diacylglycerol--glycerol-3-phosphate 3-phosphatidyltransferase, yielding MWTLPNLLSLFRIAIIPLLVYLLTFSDPRTSLLAAFLFVLGSVSDFFDGYLARRRGSVSDLGRILDPVADKLMIISTLIMLAAMERVDEPDVPAWLVVLVVARETAVTILRCIALTEGLVMEAEELGKYKFILQSFAVCALLVHYRYAGIDFYVAGMYFLAISTVVALWSGVNYHVRFFRTLHEKKAAG
- a CDS encoding lytic transglycosylase domain-containing protein translates to MSVNPRNLSASALIFSFTLIFCFFGEAKAGMYQCRNADGTSLFTNSPTQPSCRFLGGYSERSPMSGSWVDPARYDDFIFTSSNRYGVDPALVRAVVKVESDFNEAARSHKGAQGLMQLMPETARLHNVGNAYDPEENIDGGVRHLRLLLDLYRGDLPLTLAAYNAGIKAVEKHRGIPPYSETKEYVRRVLNYVQRYSQNGQMAVNEGSRLQQQ